The following are encoded together in the Chromatiales bacterium genome:
- a CDS encoding agmatine deiminase family protein, translated as MNTMASRRCQFLPEWTPQSGVMLTWPHDASDWAPLLDRVEPVYREIAREVLYREGLLIVARDKAHRRHIEAVLSEDDGMDLSGIRWAYAPSNDSWARDHGPITVRDEHGRLRLLDFRFNGWGGKYAHDLDNAINARLAEQKCFVPPLQAVELVLEGGSLEVDSHGTLLTTAQCLLMPHRNPGLSREAIEAALIEHLCLERVLWLEHGHLAGDDTDAHIDTLARFCSDDTIAYMSCEDPADEHHAPLRAMEQELAALRTRDGQPYRLVPLPMPAPIRNAAGDRLPASYANFLIINDAVLVPIYRDDNDRRVLAALDGAFPNHEVIGIDCRALIEQYGSLHCITMQLPEGVLR; from the coding sequence ATGAACACGATGGCCAGCCGTCGTTGCCAGTTCCTGCCCGAATGGACGCCGCAAAGCGGCGTGATGCTCACCTGGCCGCATGACGCCAGCGACTGGGCGCCGCTGCTCGATCGCGTGGAACCGGTATACCGGGAGATCGCCCGCGAGGTCCTGTATCGCGAGGGGCTGCTGATCGTGGCCCGCGACAAGGCCCACCGCCGGCACATCGAGGCCGTGCTCAGCGAGGACGACGGCATGGACCTGTCGGGCATCCGCTGGGCCTATGCCCCGAGCAACGACAGCTGGGCCCGTGACCACGGACCCATAACCGTCCGCGACGAGCATGGCCGCCTGCGGCTGCTGGACTTCCGCTTCAATGGCTGGGGCGGGAAGTACGCGCACGACCTGGACAACGCCATCAATGCCCGGCTGGCCGAGCAGAAGTGCTTTGTCCCGCCCCTGCAGGCCGTGGAGCTGGTGCTGGAAGGCGGCTCGCTGGAGGTCGACAGCCACGGCACGCTGCTCACCACCGCCCAGTGCCTGCTGATGCCACACCGCAATCCCGGCCTGTCCCGCGAGGCCATCGAGGCCGCGCTCATCGAACACCTGTGCCTGGAGCGGGTGCTGTGGCTGGAGCACGGCCACCTGGCCGGCGACGACACCGATGCCCACATCGACACGCTGGCGCGCTTTTGCAGCGATGACACCATCGCCTACATGAGCTGCGAGGATCCGGCCGACGAGCACCACGCCCCGCTCAGGGCCATGGAACAGGAACTCGCGGCCCTGCGCACCCGCGACGGTCAGCCCTACCGGCTGGTGCCGCTGCCCATGCCCGCCCCGATCCGCAATGCGGCAGGCGACCGCCTGCCGGCGAGCTATGCCAACTTCCTCATCATCAACGACGCCGTGCTGGTACCGATCTACCGAGACGACAACGACAGGCGCGTGCTCGCCGCCCTGGACGGGGCCTTCCCCAACCACGAGGTCATCGGCATCGACTGCCGGGCGCTGATCGAGCAATACGGCAGCCTGCACTGCATCACCATGCAGCTGCCGGAAGGAGTGCTGCGATGA
- a CDS encoding carbon-nitrogen hydrolase has translation MNDKTTNNKTLTVGLVQQSNTADYEHNLAKSEAGIREAAGRGAELVMLQELHTGLYFCQTEDTNVFDLAEPIPGPTTERLGALAKELGIVIVGSLFERRATGLYHNTAVVLERDGTLAGMYRKMHIPDDPGYYEKFYFTPGDLGFTPIDTSVGRLGVLVCWDQWFPEGARLMALAGADLLLYPTAIGWDPEDDQDEQARQRDAWITIQRAHAVANNLPVLSANRTGHEDDPSGITPGARFWGSSFVAGPQGEILAQSPVDGDDVLVVPIDRERVERVRRIWPYFRDRRIDAYAELTRRFRD, from the coding sequence ATGAACGACAAGACGACAAACAACAAGACCCTCACCGTCGGCCTGGTGCAGCAGAGCAACACCGCCGACTACGAACACAACCTCGCCAAGTCCGAGGCCGGCATCCGCGAGGCCGCCGGTCGCGGCGCCGAACTGGTGATGCTGCAGGAACTGCACACCGGGCTGTATTTCTGCCAGACCGAGGACACCAACGTCTTCGACCTGGCCGAGCCCATTCCGGGCCCCACCACCGAGCGCCTGGGCGCACTGGCGAAGGAACTCGGCATCGTCATCGTCGGCTCGCTGTTCGAGCGCCGCGCCACCGGGCTCTACCACAACACCGCCGTGGTGCTGGAGCGCGACGGCACGCTCGCCGGCATGTATCGGAAGATGCACATCCCGGACGATCCGGGCTATTACGAGAAGTTCTACTTCACACCGGGCGATCTCGGCTTCACCCCCATAGACACATCGGTGGGGCGGCTCGGCGTGCTGGTGTGCTGGGACCAGTGGTTCCCGGAGGGCGCGCGCCTGATGGCCCTGGCCGGCGCCGACCTGCTGCTCTACCCCACCGCCATCGGCTGGGACCCGGAGGACGATCAGGACGAGCAGGCCCGCCAGCGCGACGCCTGGATCACCATCCAGCGCGCCCACGCCGTGGCCAACAACCTGCCGGTGCTCAGCGCCAACCGCACGGGACACGAGGACGACCCCTCCGGCATCACCCCGGGCGCGCGTTTCTGGGGCTCGAGCTTCGTCGCCGGCCCGCAGGGCGAGATCCTGGCGCAGAGCCCGGTGGACGGCGACGACGTGCTGGTCGTGCCCATCGATCGCGAGCGCGTGGAACGGGTGCGCCGCATCTGGCCCTATTTCCGCGACCGCCGCATCGACGCCTACGCCGAACTCACCCGCCGCTTCCGCGACTGA
- a CDS encoding Crp/Fnr family transcriptional regulator yields the protein MTDPVGRRVITAAQHLRVPPCTTVFHTGDPCRNYLLVIDGSVRVQQTAPNGREIVLYRVGPGESCVLTTSCLLATSGYAAEGITEDEVEAVAIPAPEFHRAVAESPGFRQFVFDGFGQRLAELMTLIEEVAFGRLDARLAQRLLRLAGESDRVETTHQQLATEIGSAREVVSRQLKEFERRGWVALGRGHVDLRDRRALAALELM from the coding sequence ATCACCGACCCCGTTGGCCGGCGCGTGATCACCGCCGCCCAGCACCTGCGGGTGCCGCCCTGCACCACGGTGTTCCACACGGGCGATCCCTGCCGCAACTACCTGCTGGTCATCGACGGCTCCGTGCGCGTCCAGCAGACGGCGCCCAACGGCCGCGAGATCGTGCTCTACCGGGTCGGCCCGGGCGAGTCCTGCGTGCTCACCACCTCCTGCCTGCTCGCCACCAGCGGCTATGCCGCCGAGGGCATCACCGAGGACGAGGTCGAGGCCGTGGCCATCCCGGCGCCCGAGTTCCACCGGGCCGTGGCCGAGTCGCCGGGTTTTCGCCAGTTCGTCTTCGATGGCTTCGGCCAGCGCCTGGCCGAGCTGATGACGCTCATCGAGGAGGTCGCCTTCGGCCGCCTCGACGCGCGGCTGGCCCAGCGCCTGCTGCGCCTGGCCGGTGAGTCGGATCGCGTGGAGACCACGCACCAGCAGCTCGCCACCGAGATCGGCAGTGCCCGCGAGGTGGTGAGCCGCCAGCTCAAGGAATTCGAGCGTCGTGGCTGGGTGGCCCTGGGGCGCGGCCATGTCGATTTGCGCGACCGCCGGGCCCTGGCCGCCCTGGAACTGATGTAG
- a CDS encoding DUF2892 domain-containing protein, with translation MTINMGSIDRIIRGIVGIVLLALIVVFPEASWRWWGLIGIVPLATAIIGWCPAYTIIGMNTCPRRD, from the coding sequence ATGACCATCAACATGGGCAGTATCGATCGCATCATCCGCGGCATCGTCGGCATCGTTCTGCTGGCGCTCATCGTGGTGTTCCCCGAGGCCTCCTGGCGCTGGTGGGGGCTGATCGGCATCGTGCCGCTGGCCACCGCCATCATCGGCTGGTGCCCCGCCTACACGATCATCGGCATGAACACCTGCCCCAGGCGCGACTGA
- the mfd gene encoding transcription-repair coupling factor, translating into MNRPTTLLAPKLPATGRETLRWGHLYGCARGLAIAEAAAGAGRLTLLVTADSQSAYRLEQELRFFGAAADLPILSFPDWETLPYDVFSPHEDIISQRLETLHRLPSLSHGVLVVPVTTLMHRIAPRDFLSAHTLMMDVGERLDIDALRQRLEQAGYRHVSQVMEHGEFALRGSIVDLFPMGANHPYRIDLFDDEIESIREFDPETQLSQEKVERIRLLPAHEFPMHDEAIKGFRQRYRQVFEGDPQASSIYREVSNGSAPAGVEYYIPLFFEQMATLFDYLPEDALVITTADVEAAASRFAASTADRYEQRRHDVQRPLLPPADLFLSPEELAAGLERESRVLIEGFEIEDGGSGVQNFASLALPNLLLQARAEDPAATLKSFIASRPGRLLFVAESAGRREHLIEALRQFEIFPRTVDSWPEFVASALDYAITVAPMESGVRLPQAGINIIPESALVGQRAQQERRRKRPTRDADAVVRNLTDLNVGAPVVHEEHGVGRYIGLQKLAVGGSEAEFLTLEYAGGDKLYVPVASLHLISRYTGTAPEDAPLHKLGSDQWQKARRRAAEKIHDVAAELLDINARRAARRGHAFATDTDDYAAFAASFPFEETPDQEKAIQAVLDDMAAERPMDRVVCGDVGFGKTEVAMRAAFVAASGGKQVAVLVPTTLLAQQHLQNFRDRFADWPIRIEGLSRFRSQKQHKETLAGIAAGTVDIVIGTHKLLQGDVAFKDLGLIIVDEEHRFGVRDKEKLKNLRAEVDILTLTATPIPRTLNMSLSGLRDLSIIATPPVQRHAIKTFVNEWNDALLQEAVLREVRRGGQVYFLHNEVQTIEKMAQRIEQVVPDISIRIAHGQMRERELEEVMLDFYHQRFNLLLCTTIVESGIDVPTANTIIINRADKLGLSQLHQLRGRVGRSHHRAYAYLVTPPRVAMTPDAIKRLEAIESLEDLGVGFTLATHDLEIRGAGELLGDEQSGQIQEIGFTLYNELLERAVKALKSGKRPELDKPLHSGAEIDLGVPALLPDDYVPDIHARLVLYKRIASAENEEALRELQVEMIDRFGLLPDAAKALFEVNRVKLKAEALGVKKLDVGEQGGRIIFNATPNIDPASVIRLIQSDPQRYRLDGQDKLRFSLSLENLQKRVDTVERLLGELALKDAA; encoded by the coding sequence ATGAACCGCCCCACCACACTGCTGGCCCCGAAGCTGCCCGCCACCGGTCGCGAGACCCTGCGCTGGGGGCACCTGTACGGCTGTGCGCGCGGACTGGCCATCGCCGAGGCCGCGGCCGGCGCCGGCCGCCTCACCCTGCTGGTCACGGCGGACTCGCAGTCGGCCTATCGCCTGGAGCAGGAGCTGCGCTTCTTCGGTGCGGCCGCCGACCTGCCGATCCTGAGCTTCCCGGACTGGGAGACCCTGCCCTACGACGTCTTCTCCCCGCACGAGGACATCATCTCCCAGCGCCTGGAGACGCTGCACCGGCTGCCCTCGCTGAGCCATGGCGTGCTGGTGGTCCCGGTCACCACCCTGATGCACCGCATCGCCCCGCGCGACTTCCTCAGCGCCCACACCCTGATGATGGACGTGGGCGAACGCCTGGACATCGACGCCCTGCGCCAGCGCCTGGAACAGGCCGGTTACCGGCACGTGAGCCAGGTGATGGAGCACGGCGAGTTCGCCCTGCGCGGCTCCATCGTCGATCTCTTCCCGATGGGGGCGAATCACCCCTACCGCATCGACCTCTTCGACGACGAGATCGAGAGCATCCGCGAATTCGATCCCGAGACCCAGCTCTCGCAGGAAAAGGTCGAGCGCATCCGCCTGCTGCCGGCCCACGAGTTCCCCATGCACGACGAGGCCATCAAGGGCTTCCGTCAGCGTTACCGCCAGGTCTTCGAGGGCGACCCGCAGGCCAGCAGCATCTACCGCGAGGTGAGCAACGGCAGTGCGCCGGCCGGAGTGGAGTACTACATCCCGCTGTTCTTCGAGCAGATGGCCACGCTCTTCGACTACCTGCCGGAAGACGCCCTGGTCATCACCACCGCAGACGTGGAGGCGGCCGCCTCGCGCTTTGCCGCGAGCACCGCCGACCGGTATGAGCAACGCCGTCACGACGTGCAGCGCCCGCTGCTGCCGCCGGCAGACCTCTTTCTCTCGCCGGAGGAGCTGGCCGCGGGCCTTGAGCGCGAGAGCCGCGTACTCATCGAGGGCTTCGAGATCGAGGATGGCGGCAGCGGGGTGCAGAACTTCGCCAGTCTGGCCCTGCCCAACCTGCTGCTGCAGGCGCGTGCCGAGGACCCGGCGGCCACGTTGAAGTCGTTCATCGCCTCGCGGCCCGGACGCCTGCTGTTCGTCGCCGAATCCGCCGGTCGCCGTGAACACCTGATCGAGGCCCTGCGCCAGTTCGAGATCTTCCCGCGCACCGTGGACAGCTGGCCCGAATTCGTCGCCAGCGCGCTCGACTACGCCATCACCGTGGCGCCGATGGAGAGCGGCGTGCGCCTGCCCCAGGCCGGCATCAACATCATCCCGGAGAGCGCGCTGGTCGGACAGCGCGCCCAGCAGGAGCGTCGACGCAAACGCCCCACCCGCGATGCCGATGCCGTGGTGCGCAACCTCACCGACCTCAACGTCGGCGCCCCGGTGGTACACGAGGAACACGGCGTGGGTCGCTACATCGGTCTGCAGAAGCTCGCGGTCGGAGGCAGCGAGGCGGAGTTCCTGACCCTGGAATACGCCGGCGGCGACAAGCTCTACGTGCCCGTCGCCTCGCTGCACCTGATCAGCCGTTACACCGGCACCGCGCCGGAGGATGCACCGCTACACAAGCTCGGCAGCGACCAGTGGCAGAAGGCCCGGCGCCGGGCAGCCGAGAAGATCCACGACGTGGCTGCCGAGCTGCTGGACATCAATGCGCGCCGCGCCGCGCGCCGCGGGCATGCCTTCGCCACCGACACCGACGACTACGCCGCCTTCGCCGCCTCCTTCCCCTTCGAGGAGACACCGGACCAGGAGAAGGCGATCCAGGCGGTGCTCGACGACATGGCCGCCGAGCGGCCCATGGATCGCGTGGTCTGCGGCGACGTGGGCTTCGGCAAGACCGAGGTGGCCATGCGCGCGGCCTTCGTCGCCGCCAGCGGCGGCAAGCAGGTGGCGGTACTGGTGCCCACCACCCTGCTCGCCCAGCAGCACCTGCAGAACTTCCGCGACCGTTTCGCCGACTGGCCGATACGCATCGAGGGTCTCTCGCGTTTTCGCAGCCAGAAACAACACAAGGAGACGCTCGCCGGCATCGCCGCCGGCACGGTGGACATCGTCATCGGCACGCACAAGCTGCTGCAGGGCGACGTGGCGTTCAAGGACCTCGGCCTCATCATCGTGGACGAAGAACACCGCTTCGGCGTGCGCGACAAGGAAAAGCTGAAGAACCTGCGTGCCGAGGTCGACATCCTCACGCTCACCGCCACGCCGATCCCGCGCACACTCAACATGTCGCTCTCCGGCCTGCGCGACCTGTCGATCATCGCCACGCCGCCGGTGCAGCGTCACGCCATCAAGACCTTCGTCAACGAGTGGAACGACGCCCTGCTGCAGGAAGCCGTGCTGCGCGAGGTGCGCCGCGGCGGCCAGGTGTATTTCCTGCACAACGAAGTACAAACCATCGAAAAGATGGCGCAGCGCATCGAACAGGTGGTGCCGGACATCTCGATCCGGATCGCGCACGGCCAGATGCGCGAACGCGAGCTCGAGGAGGTGATGCTGGATTTCTATCACCAGCGCTTCAACCTGCTGCTGTGCACCACCATCGTCGAGAGCGGTATCGACGTGCCCACGGCCAACACCATCATCATCAACCGCGCCGACAAGCTCGGCCTGTCGCAGCTGCACCAGCTGCGCGGTCGCGTCGGCCGCTCGCACCACCGCGCCTATGCCTATCTCGTCACGCCGCCGCGCGTGGCGATGACACCGGACGCGATAAAGCGCCTGGAGGCCATCGAGTCGCTGGAGGACCTGGGTGTGGGCTTCACCCTCGCCACGCACGACCTCGAGATCCGCGGCGCCGGCGAACTGCTGGGCGATGAACAGAGCGGCCAGATCCAGGAGATCGGCTTCACGCTCTACAACGAGCTGCTAGAGCGCGCGGTAAAGGCCCTGAAGTCGGGCAAGCGGCCGGAGCTCGACAAGCCGCTGCACAGTGGCGCCGAGATCGACCTCGGCGTTCCCGCCCTGCTCCCCGACGACTACGTGCCTGACATCCACGCCCGCCTGGTGCTCTACAAGCGCATCGCCAGCGCAGAGAACGAAGAGGCACTGCGCGAACTGCAGGTGGAGATGATCGACCGCTTCGGCCTGCTGCCGGACGCGGCCAAGGCCCTGTTCGAGGTGAACCGCGTGAAACTGAAGGCCGAGGCGCTGGGCGTGAAGAAGCTCGATGTCGGCGAACAGGGCGGACGCATCATCTTCAACGCCACGCCGAACATCGATCCGGCCAGCGTGATACGCCTGATCCAGTCCGATCCGCAGCGCTATCGCCTGGACGGCCAGGACAAGCTGCGCTTCTCCCTGTCACTGGAAAATCTGCAGAAACGCGTGGATACTGTCGAACGCCTGCTTGGCGAGCTCGCACTCAAGGACGCCGCCTGA
- a CDS encoding peptidoglycan binding protein CsiV, whose translation MRPNPTQTSLATLFLFTILAMPALAVDYHVEMLVFANNDEAAFHSEQWSLEAQPPAVDDSLALFDGHVRAGFRRLDPAQLEHNLGEARRLLESSGHYTVLRHVAWQQPGLSAEDAVRIRLHGGEDYSLQYPERMQPRLEVGEDGTIVEIPGPERLEQLDGTVRVILGRYLHVHTDLVLRKPVVVERIDQESGEPTQMPVLLDIPMQEQRRMRSRELHYIDHPLLGVLVQITPLETPAE comes from the coding sequence GTGAGACCGAACCCGACACAGACCTCCCTCGCCACCCTGTTCCTGTTCACGATCCTGGCCATGCCCGCCCTGGCCGTGGACTATCACGTCGAGATGCTCGTCTTCGCCAACAACGACGAGGCTGCCTTCCATTCGGAACAATGGTCGCTGGAGGCGCAGCCGCCGGCCGTGGATGACAGCCTCGCGCTGTTCGACGGCCACGTACGCGCCGGCTTCCGGCGCCTGGACCCTGCACAGCTCGAACACAATCTCGGCGAGGCCCGTCGGCTACTTGAATCCTCGGGGCATTACACGGTGCTGCGTCACGTGGCCTGGCAGCAGCCCGGCCTGTCCGCAGAAGATGCGGTGCGTATCCGCCTGCACGGGGGCGAGGACTACAGTCTGCAGTACCCCGAGCGCATGCAGCCTCGCCTGGAAGTGGGCGAGGACGGCACCATCGTGGAGATCCCGGGGCCGGAGCGGCTGGAGCAGCTGGACGGCACGGTGCGTGTGATACTGGGACGCTATCTGCACGTGCATACCGACCTGGTGCTGCGCAAGCCGGTGGTCGTGGAGCGTATCGATCAGGAGAGTGGCGAACCCACGCAGATGCCGGTGCTGCTCGACATCCCCATGCAGGAACAGCGGCGCATGCGCAGCCGCGAGCTGCACTATATCGACCACCCCCTGCTCGGGGTGCTGGTGCAGATCACGCCGCTGGAGACGCCCGCCGAGTAG
- a CDS encoding S-methyl-5'-thioinosine phosphorylase produces the protein MASLAIIGGTGLTSLEGLKIVGREVVHTPFGEPSGPLTHGELFGNDVTFLARHGYRHTIPPHRVNYRANLWALKHIGVTHVIAVAAVGGITQRMAPCQLAVPDQIIDYTYSRSHTFFEEGLDGVTHIDFTHPYCAEMRQALLAGGKEARLDLVDGGTYAATQGPRLETAAEVDRLERDGCDVVGMTGMPEAALARELDLCYASLAVVANWAAGRDGKEITMEEISENLRTGMDRVRQVLKAAIPLI, from the coding sequence ATGGCGAGCCTCGCGATCATCGGTGGCACCGGACTGACCTCGCTCGAGGGTCTGAAGATCGTCGGCCGCGAGGTGGTGCACACGCCTTTTGGCGAGCCCTCCGGCCCGCTGACCCACGGTGAGCTGTTCGGCAACGACGTCACCTTCCTGGCGCGCCATGGCTACCGCCATACCATCCCCCCGCATCGCGTGAATTACCGCGCCAATCTCTGGGCGCTGAAGCACATCGGGGTGACGCACGTGATCGCGGTGGCGGCCGTCGGTGGTATCACGCAACGCATGGCACCCTGCCAGCTCGCCGTGCCCGACCAGATCATCGACTACACCTATTCGCGCTCGCACACCTTCTTCGAGGAAGGCCTGGATGGTGTGACCCATATCGACTTCACCCATCCCTACTGCGCGGAGATGCGCCAGGCACTGCTCGCCGGCGGTAAGGAGGCCAGGCTCGACCTGGTGGACGGCGGGACCTATGCCGCCACCCAGGGGCCGCGCCTGGAGACGGCCGCCGAGGTGGACCGGCTGGAGCGCGATGGCTGCGATGTGGTCGGCATGACGGGGATGCCCGAGGCGGCGCTCGCCCGCGAACTCGATCTCTGTTACGCGAGCCTGGCCGTGGTTGCCAACTGGGCGGCTGGCCGGGATGGGAAGGAGATCACCATGGAAGAGATCAGCGAGAACCTGCGCACGGGCATGGACCGCGTGCGCCAGGTGTTGAAGGCCGCCATTCCCCTGATCTGA
- a CDS encoding hypoxanthine-guanine phosphoribosyltransferase, whose product MPVTPEEAARVYAEADCLVTGAEIDQALDRMAKAITGDLADANPLVICIMTGGLVAAGQLLTRLDFPLHLDYLHATRYRGATSGGAEVHWLVEPHRSIDGRNVLLVDDILDEGHTLAAIQAYCRGHGAASVRTAVLVDKLHDRKHPDASADYIGVEVEDRYLFGSGMDYKEYLRNAAGIWAVKED is encoded by the coding sequence ATGCCGGTAACGCCCGAAGAGGCCGCACGCGTTTACGCCGAGGCCGACTGTCTGGTCACCGGGGCCGAGATCGATCAGGCCCTGGACCGGATGGCGAAGGCGATTACCGGAGACCTGGCGGATGCCAATCCGCTGGTGATCTGCATCATGACCGGCGGCCTGGTGGCCGCCGGTCAGCTTTTGACCCGCCTCGATTTCCCCCTGCATCTGGATTACCTGCACGCCACACGCTACCGTGGCGCGACCAGCGGTGGTGCCGAAGTGCACTGGCTCGTGGAGCCGCATCGCAGCATCGATGGTCGCAACGTGCTGCTGGTCGATGACATCCTCGACGAGGGCCATACCCTGGCCGCCATCCAGGCCTACTGTCGTGGCCATGGTGCCGCGTCGGTGCGTACCGCCGTGCTGGTGGACAAGCTGCACGACCGCAAGCATCCGGATGCCAGTGCGGACTACATCGGGGTCGAGGTGGAAGACCGCTACCTGTTCGGCAGCGGCATGGATTACAAGGAATACCTGCGCAATGCCGCGGGTATCTGGGCCGTAAAAGAAGACTAA
- a CDS encoding DsrE family protein — translation MADKLMIVMVNTDPSNGSELGAPFFQATVAAAMEYEVEVIMTGRAGELAKKGVAEKLFVQEGSDKSVYDFMKDAVEAGVTFKVCTPTLDLWGDDLIPEIEETVGGAYVISEAMDDDTVTFTY, via the coding sequence ATGGCTGACAAGCTGATGATCGTGATGGTCAACACCGACCCGTCCAACGGCTCCGAACTGGGCGCCCCGTTCTTCCAGGCCACCGTGGCTGCCGCCATGGAATATGAAGTGGAAGTCATCATGACCGGCCGCGCTGGCGAGCTGGCCAAGAAGGGCGTTGCCGAAAAACTGTTCGTTCAGGAAGGTTCCGACAAGTCGGTCTACGACTTCATGAAGGACGCCGTCGAAGCGGGCGTGACCTTCAAGGTCTGCACCCCGACCCTGGATCTGTGGGGCGACGACCTGATCCCCGAAATCGAAGAAACCGTTGGTGGCGCCTACGTCATCAGCGAGGCGATGGACGACGACACCGTCACCTTCACCTACTAA
- a CDS encoding mechanosensitive ion channel family protein: MSDISNWLKTLIETHDLGGWMTQVFVVVLTVVVINFVSAWVLARLQRRAEHTRPVWDEAMIRAVKLPLNLLIWVVGIAFAAEIVHQETQAPLFEAVGPIRDALVIVLITWFLVRLVGETEASVIERRTRLGKEIDDTTVKAVAKLLRLSVIITGVLVGLQTLGFSISGVLAFGGIGGIAVGFAARDLLANFFGGLMVYLDRPFVVGDWIRSPDKDIEGTVEDIGWRLTRIRRFDKRPLYVPNAIFTSIAVENPSRMTHRRIHETIGIRYDDIGVMDAIVRDVKAMLMAHEEIAQDQTMIVNFNAFNASSVDFFVYTFTRTTQWIRYHEIKHDVLLRIADIIAAHGAEIAFPTRTLHVPDGLKLAGGEGAPETSRPG, from the coding sequence ATGTCCGATATCAGCAACTGGCTCAAGACCCTGATCGAGACCCACGACCTGGGGGGCTGGATGACCCAGGTGTTCGTCGTGGTCCTGACCGTCGTCGTGATCAACTTCGTCAGCGCCTGGGTGCTGGCGCGTCTGCAGCGCCGGGCCGAGCACACCAGGCCAGTCTGGGACGAGGCCATGATCCGTGCGGTGAAGCTGCCGCTGAACCTGCTCATCTGGGTGGTGGGCATCGCCTTCGCGGCGGAAATCGTGCACCAGGAGACGCAGGCCCCGCTGTTCGAGGCGGTGGGCCCGATCCGGGATGCCCTGGTGATCGTGCTCATCACCTGGTTCCTGGTGCGCCTGGTGGGCGAGACCGAGGCATCCGTCATCGAGCGGCGCACCCGGCTGGGCAAGGAGATCGACGACACCACGGTGAAGGCCGTCGCCAAGCTGCTGCGCCTGTCGGTGATCATCACCGGCGTTCTGGTGGGGCTGCAGACCCTGGGCTTCAGCATCTCCGGCGTGCTGGCCTTCGGCGGTATCGGCGGCATCGCGGTAGGCTTCGCCGCCCGCGACCTGCTCGCCAACTTCTTCGGCGGGTTGATGGTCTATCTCGACCGTCCCTTCGTGGTGGGCGACTGGATCCGTTCGCCCGACAAGGACATCGAGGGCACGGTGGAGGACATCGGCTGGCGCCTGACGCGCATCCGCCGTTTCGACAAGCGCCCGCTGTACGTACCCAACGCGATCTTCACCAGCATCGCGGTGGAGAACCCCTCGCGCATGACGCACCGGCGCATCCACGAGACGATCGGCATACGCTATGATGATATCGGCGTGATGGACGCCATCGTGCGCGACGTGAAGGCCATGCTCATGGCGCACGAAGAGATCGCCCAGGACCAGACGATGATCGTCAATTTCAACGCCTTCAATGCCTCGTCGGTGGACTTCTTCGTCTATACCTTCACGCGCACCACGCAGTGGATCAGGTACCACGAGATCAAGCACGACGTGCTCTTGCGCATCGCCGACATCATCGCCGCCCATGGCGCCGAGATCGCCTTCCCAACGCGCACCCTGCACGTACCCGACGGCCTGAAACTCGCCGGCGGGGAGGGCGCACCGGAGACCTCCCGTCCCGGCTGA